Proteins from a genomic interval of Salinarchaeum sp. Harcht-Bsk1:
- a CDS encoding PAS domain-containing protein, producing the protein MPEHPPARSSRVSSLLDRMTEGFLAIDDQWRVVECNGHAAALLGSERVDLLGAELWSVAPDVVETTFADHWQRAMAERESIAFESFWPHTETSYRVRVYPTDDGGIEVYLRDVDARLPDRDGPRHATVVEAVTDGVVAFDAEDRVALVNDAITGLLDASRTTLLGTSLDALSTATKLTDADVQALRSGIEHVRTSDVDDHSLQLSLPDTEGRPGVVEVRLSPLPGNDDRVAAVIRDVTERRDHERIVRSLHAATRELFRAEDTIGACAAAVHTGADLLDLQISGIWLLDEERNRLEPVAATAGAHDVVGGLPVFGDGEGHAWTAYQRDEVMSFDDVTTTADLYNPDTPIRSELIVPIGNHGLLMAGDTEIGQFDDTDVELAEILAANTEAVLDRLQREQLLEERATELERQNERLASLEGVLSGPISATLDEVEETFDSGTIEEARDAVDRGRRLVDVAGTYASRPDATSARTGLTLGETLETAVHETERQSPTVVVSHDGTLRADHDHLLELFRALVRNATERDASAISLGVLQATSSRVRRLSGFYVEDDGDVIPRRVRDPPFDPYAGDVTVGLELELARLLARDHGWELTADPTQHGMRFEITDVTTLSPTKE; encoded by the coding sequence CGGGTCGTCGAGTGCAACGGCCACGCCGCCGCGTTGCTCGGGAGCGAGCGCGTGGACCTGCTCGGGGCGGAACTGTGGTCGGTGGCGCCAGACGTCGTCGAGACGACCTTCGCCGACCACTGGCAGCGCGCGATGGCAGAGCGGGAGTCGATCGCTTTCGAGTCGTTCTGGCCCCATACCGAGACCTCCTATCGCGTCCGGGTCTACCCGACGGACGACGGCGGCATCGAGGTGTACCTCCGTGACGTGGACGCCCGACTCCCCGACAGGGACGGTCCGCGCCACGCGACCGTCGTCGAAGCGGTGACCGACGGCGTCGTCGCGTTCGACGCCGAGGATCGCGTGGCGCTCGTCAACGACGCGATCACCGGACTGCTCGACGCGAGCCGGACGACCTTGCTCGGGACGAGTCTGGACGCGCTCTCGACGGCGACCAAGCTCACCGACGCCGACGTCCAGGCGCTCCGCTCGGGAATCGAGCACGTCCGGACGAGCGACGTGGACGATCACAGCCTGCAGCTCTCCCTGCCCGACACCGAGGGTCGCCCCGGCGTCGTCGAGGTCCGGCTCTCGCCACTGCCCGGAAACGACGATCGGGTCGCTGCCGTCATCCGGGACGTGACCGAACGGCGCGATCACGAGCGGATCGTCCGCTCGCTCCACGCCGCTACGCGAGAGCTATTCCGCGCGGAGGACACGATCGGCGCCTGTGCGGCCGCCGTTCACACCGGGGCGGACCTGCTCGACCTCCAGATCAGCGGCATCTGGTTGCTCGACGAAGAACGCAACCGGCTCGAACCCGTCGCGGCCACCGCAGGCGCCCACGACGTCGTCGGTGGGCTGCCCGTCTTCGGCGACGGCGAAGGGCACGCCTGGACGGCCTACCAGCGTGACGAGGTGATGTCGTTCGACGACGTGACCACGACGGCGGACCTCTACAACCCCGACACGCCGATCCGGAGCGAGCTGATCGTCCCGATTGGGAATCATGGCCTCCTCATGGCCGGCGACACGGAGATCGGCCAGTTCGACGACACCGACGTCGAACTCGCCGAGATCCTCGCGGCCAACACCGAGGCAGTCCTCGATCGGCTGCAGCGCGAGCAGCTCCTCGAGGAGCGAGCGACCGAACTCGAACGCCAGAACGAGCGGCTCGCGTCGCTCGAAGGCGTCCTCTCCGGGCCGATCAGTGCGACGCTCGACGAGGTCGAGGAGACGTTCGACTCCGGCACGATCGAGGAGGCCCGCGACGCCGTGGATCGCGGCCGCCGACTCGTCGACGTCGCCGGGACGTACGCGAGCCGCCCGGACGCCACGAGCGCCCGCACCGGGCTCACGCTCGGTGAAACGCTAGAGACGGCCGTCCACGAGACGGAACGTCAGTCCCCGACCGTCGTCGTCAGCCACGACGGCACCCTCCGGGCCGACCACGATCACCTGCTCGAACTGTTCAGGGCGCTCGTTCGGAACGCGACGGAACGCGACGCCAGCGCGATCAGCCTGGGCGTCCTCCAGGCGACGAGTTCGCGGGTTCGCCGCCTCTCGGGCTTCTACGTGGAGGACGACGGCGACGTGATCCCCCGACGGGTCCGCGATCCGCCCTTCGACCCGTACGCCGGCGACGTGACGGTCGGCCTCGAACTCGAACTCGCGCGCCTGCTCGCGCGGGATCACGGCTGGGAGTTGACCGCCGATCCGACACAGCACGGGATGCGCTTCGAGATCACCGACGTGACGACGCTCTCGCCGACGAAGGAGTGA
- a CDS encoding class I SAM-dependent methyltransferase, giving the protein MTEEARAWWEATADDFQRELDLPVELNWMGLGTHVPRTGEHGPADLDLLPDVDGAEVVELGCGGGQCTVALAKRGADGTGIDVSPSELEHARELATEHDVAESIEFVEGDVRDLSMLEHDSFDVACDAWVFQWVDDLRACFEEARRVLRPDGRFVFSMPHPTYDLVDPETHEVVESYFGEPRQVEDVEGMETPMVTYRHRISDVFADLRAANFAVEQLREPGTDAPEAYEDGPWGEFTADLMAKLPTTLIVDARPA; this is encoded by the coding sequence ATGACCGAGGAAGCCCGCGCCTGGTGGGAGGCGACCGCCGACGACTTCCAGCGAGAGCTGGATCTGCCGGTCGAACTCAACTGGATGGGCCTGGGCACCCACGTTCCACGGACCGGCGAGCACGGACCAGCCGACCTCGATCTCCTGCCCGACGTCGACGGTGCAGAGGTCGTCGAACTCGGCTGTGGCGGCGGCCAGTGCACCGTCGCGCTCGCGAAGCGGGGCGCCGACGGTACCGGAATCGACGTCTCGCCTTCGGAACTCGAGCACGCCCGTGAACTGGCCACCGAACACGACGTCGCGGAATCCATCGAGTTCGTCGAGGGCGATGTCCGCGACCTGTCGATGCTAGAACACGACAGTTTCGACGTGGCGTGCGACGCCTGGGTCTTCCAGTGGGTCGACGACCTCCGTGCGTGCTTCGAGGAGGCACGTCGCGTCCTTCGGCCCGACGGCCGGTTCGTCTTCTCGATGCCGCATCCGACGTACGACCTGGTCGACCCGGAAACCCACGAGGTCGTCGAGAGCTACTTCGGCGAGCCGAGGCAGGTCGAGGACGTCGAGGGGATGGAGACGCCGATGGTGACCTACCGACACCGGATCAGCGACGTCTTCGCCGATCTCCGTGCAGCGAACTTCGCGGTGGAGCAGCTCCGCGAACCGGGCACCGACGCCCCCGAGGCGTACGAGGACGGGCCGTGGGGCGAGTTCACCGCCGACCTGATGGCGAAGCTGCCGACGACGCTGATCGTGGACGCACGGCCGGCGTGA
- a CDS encoding methionine adenosyltransferase, which produces MTDRNIRVEAIDRDAVEDQEVEIVERKGIGHPDSICDGVAEHVSEALAQAYLDRVGTVLHFNTDETQLVAGEAAPAYGGGEVQSPIYMLIVGRATKEYQGTKIPTERIALEAAREYLSETIPELTLGSDIVVDVKLGEGSGDLQEVFGEDGASVPMANDTSFGVGHAPLTETERIVYEAEHRLNTEYADTNPELGPDVKIMGKREGDHIDVTVAAAIVDEYVGNLDEYDEAVRGVRSFVESVADEITDRSVDVYVNTADDYEEESVYLTVTGTSAEQGDDGSVGRGNRASGLITPNRSMSMEASSGKNPVNHIGKIYNLLSTEIAEDVVAEVGGIRDLRVRLLSQIGRPIDQPHVADVHVVTEEDVAVEDIEADVVDIVDEHLADVTSITERVIEGELSTF; this is translated from the coding sequence ATGACCGATCGGAACATCCGCGTCGAAGCGATCGATCGCGACGCGGTCGAGGACCAGGAGGTGGAGATCGTCGAGCGAAAGGGCATCGGCCACCCGGACTCTATCTGCGACGGGGTCGCCGAGCACGTCTCGGAGGCGCTCGCACAGGCGTACCTCGATCGCGTCGGCACCGTCCTGCACTTCAACACCGACGAGACCCAGCTCGTGGCGGGCGAGGCCGCACCCGCCTACGGAGGCGGCGAGGTCCAGTCCCCGATCTACATGCTGATCGTCGGGCGTGCGACGAAGGAGTACCAGGGCACCAAGATCCCGACCGAACGGATCGCCCTGGAAGCCGCCCGTGAGTACCTCTCCGAGACCATCCCCGAACTCACGCTCGGCTCGGACATCGTCGTCGACGTCAAACTGGGCGAAGGCAGCGGCGACCTGCAAGAGGTCTTCGGCGAGGACGGCGCCTCCGTCCCGATGGCCAACGACACCAGTTTCGGCGTCGGCCACGCGCCGCTCACTGAAACCGAGCGTATCGTCTACGAGGCCGAGCACCGCCTCAACACGGAGTACGCCGACACCAATCCCGAACTCGGCCCCGACGTGAAGATCATGGGCAAGCGCGAGGGGGACCACATCGACGTGACCGTCGCCGCAGCGATCGTCGACGAGTACGTCGGCAACCTCGACGAGTACGACGAGGCCGTCCGCGGCGTCCGCTCCTTCGTCGAATCCGTCGCCGACGAGATCACCGACCGCTCCGTCGACGTGTACGTAAACACCGCCGACGACTACGAGGAGGAGTCCGTCTACCTCACCGTCACGGGAACGAGCGCCGAGCAGGGCGACGACGGCTCCGTCGGCCGTGGAAACCGCGCGAGCGGCCTCATCACGCCCAACCGCTCCATGTCGATGGAGGCCTCCTCCGGCAAGAACCCGGTCAACCACATCGGGAAGATCTACAACCTCCTCTCGACGGAGATCGCAGAGGACGTCGTCGCGGAGGTCGGCGGGATCCGCGACCTCCGCGTCCGACTCCTCTCCCAGATCGGCCGACCGATCGACCAGCCACACGTCGCGGACGTCCACGTCGTGACCGAGGAAGACGTCGCCGTCGAAGACATCGAGGCCGACGTCGTCGATATCGTCGACGAGCACCTCGCCGACGTCACCTCGATCACAGAGCGCGTCATCGAGGGCGAGCTCTCGACGTTCTGA
- a CDS encoding DnaJ domain-containing protein, translating into MTAAGTAICDACDREGPVQQLAEVILPSGPMTVCPECRYHAEELAARSTVDCEGCGETVTATDLSRTALPDGTDMILCSNCRTDVSAGERPGDADGRSEADGSETPEDTTANEAGSTPDDASAGAGSETGRSKRATGSGGPSTAHDPGATGDASASAGSDARTGSNGKTGTDACGSAATGEAVTDGATGKPATTQTACDQCGGLYSIELYRVTTVDGRTERFCPDCKDDGIEQGIVSDVELRRAQAYEALGLEGSASSDDVRQAYLEQVKEVHPDRSDGSRSEFMLVQQAYERLRDD; encoded by the coding sequence ATGACCGCCGCCGGGACGGCAATCTGCGACGCCTGCGACCGGGAGGGGCCGGTACAGCAGCTCGCGGAAGTGATCCTGCCCAGCGGCCCGATGACCGTCTGTCCGGAGTGTCGCTACCACGCCGAGGAGCTCGCAGCGCGCTCGACCGTCGACTGCGAGGGCTGTGGCGAGACAGTGACGGCGACGGATCTCTCGCGGACGGCGCTCCCCGACGGGACCGACATGATCCTCTGTTCGAACTGCCGTACGGACGTCTCCGCGGGCGAACGGCCCGGCGACGCAGACGGGCGCTCCGAGGCCGACGGGAGCGAGACCCCGGAGGACACCACGGCGAACGAAGCAGGCTCGACGCCCGACGACGCGTCGGCGGGAGCCGGCTCGGAAACGGGTCGCTCGAAAAGGGCCACCGGCAGTGGTGGACCCAGCACCGCGCACGATCCTGGTGCCACTGGCGACGCGTCCGCAAGTGCGGGATCGGATGCCAGGACAGGATCGAACGGCAAGACGGGAACTGACGCCTGCGGATCCGCGGCAACCGGTGAGGCCGTCACCGACGGTGCGACCGGCAAGCCCGCGACGACGCAAACCGCCTGCGACCAGTGTGGCGGCCTCTACTCGATCGAACTCTACCGCGTGACGACCGTCGACGGCCGTACCGAGCGGTTCTGCCCGGACTGCAAGGACGACGGCATCGAACAGGGGATCGTCAGCGACGTCGAACTCCGTCGCGCCCAGGCCTACGAGGCGCTCGGGCTCGAAGGCAGCGCCTCCAGCGACGACGTTCGGCAAGCGTACCTCGAACAGGTCAAGGAGGTCCACCCCGATCGCTCCGACGGCAGTCGTTCCGAGTTCATGCTCGTCCAGCAGGCCTACGAGCGCCTTCGAGACGACTGA
- a CDS encoding HalX domain-containing protein → MTGARQPVVLIVEDESDLADLYSAWLGDHCAVRTAYDGDEAVEAIDETVDVVLLDRRMPGLSGDEVLDAIGERGIESKVAMVTAVEPDFDIVEMGFDDYLVKPVSREDLVDTVEQLLLRGEYDDRIQQFFALASKKALLDSEKTEPELRASEEYARLVDRLAVIREESDEALLQLSENESYRQVLEDLS, encoded by the coding sequence GTGACCGGCGCGCGCCAGCCCGTCGTGCTCATCGTGGAGGACGAATCGGATCTGGCCGACCTCTATAGCGCCTGGCTCGGCGATCACTGCGCCGTCAGGACGGCCTACGACGGCGACGAGGCGGTCGAAGCGATCGACGAGACGGTCGACGTCGTCCTGCTCGACCGGCGGATGCCCGGCCTCTCCGGCGACGAGGTGCTCGACGCCATCGGGGAACGGGGGATCGAGTCCAAGGTCGCGATGGTCACCGCGGTCGAGCCCGACTTCGACATCGTCGAAATGGGGTTCGACGACTACCTCGTGAAGCCGGTCTCGCGGGAGGACCTCGTCGACACCGTCGAGCAGTTGCTCCTCCGCGGCGAGTACGACGACCGGATCCAGCAGTTCTTCGCGCTCGCCTCGAAGAAGGCGCTACTCGACTCGGAGAAGACCGAACCGGAACTGCGCGCCAGCGAGGAATACGCCCGACTCGTCGACCGCCTCGCCGTCATCCGCGAGGAGAGCGACGAGGCACTGCTCCAGCTCTCCGAAAACGAATCGTATCGCCAAGTGCTCGAAGACCTCTCCTGA
- a CDS encoding asparagine synthase C-terminal domain-containing protein — protein sequence MGGAPDDEYSKPPAEETLRADDPAAVELAVRQGDPLSGANGFAGLVDLGSPGSDGDRALVRDVLGREPLYIEADAPTDGIPADDAWAFDPTALDDPVLFPAGAIQDEAGRRDRLRLPTNSGVGDVGGSAAAVPGSAVDELRDAIDAALGALDDATPVAFSGGVDSGLVATGTDGPLFVAGFPESHDLEAARDAAAAMDRELREVRLTHDAIERAVHAVAEATGRTNPMDVSIAIPLYLVAERVAADGHETLAVGQGADELFGGYAKVAKAPEDDRVEADSVAGARDELLGTLPEQLPRDVLAIRAAGVEPIAPLLDDRVVRAALALPEALLVRDEERKVALRRVATDRLPESVAIRDKKALQYGSLVSRELDRLARQHGFKRRMDDHVGQYVRDLVEE from the coding sequence ATGGGAGGAGCGCCCGACGACGAGTACTCGAAGCCTCCCGCCGAGGAGACGCTACGCGCGGACGATCCAGCAGCGGTCGAGCTCGCGGTCCGGCAGGGCGACCCGCTCTCGGGCGCCAACGGCTTCGCCGGCCTCGTCGACCTCGGCTCCCCGGGATCCGACGGGGACCGTGCGCTCGTCCGGGACGTGCTCGGCCGCGAGCCGCTGTACATCGAAGCGGACGCGCCGACAGACGGCATCCCGGCGGACGACGCCTGGGCGTTCGACCCGACGGCGCTCGACGATCCGGTGCTGTTCCCGGCCGGTGCGATCCAGGACGAGGCGGGCCGACGGGACCGACTCCGCCTCCCCACGAACTCCGGCGTCGGCGACGTCGGCGGCTCCGCGGCGGCGGTCCCTGGGTCCGCGGTCGACGAACTCCGCGACGCGATCGACGCAGCGCTCGGCGCCCTCGACGACGCGACGCCGGTCGCCTTCTCCGGCGGCGTCGACTCGGGCCTCGTCGCGACCGGGACCGACGGACCGCTGTTCGTCGCCGGCTTCCCGGAGAGCCACGACCTCGAGGCCGCCCGCGACGCTGCCGCGGCGATGGACCGCGAGCTACGGGAGGTGCGACTCACCCACGACGCGATCGAGCGGGCCGTTCACGCGGTCGCGGAGGCCACCGGCCGTACGAATCCGATGGACGTCTCGATCGCGATCCCGCTGTACCTCGTCGCCGAACGGGTCGCGGCGGACGGCCACGAGACGCTCGCGGTCGGACAGGGCGCCGACGAACTGTTCGGCGGCTACGCCAAGGTCGCGAAGGCTCCCGAGGACGACCGGGTAGAGGCCGACAGCGTCGCCGGCGCACGCGACGAACTACTCGGGACGCTCCCCGAGCAGCTTCCCCGTGACGTCCTCGCGATTCGCGCGGCTGGCGTCGAGCCGATCGCACCGCTGCTCGACGATCGGGTCGTCCGCGCCGCCCTCGCGCTCCCGGAGGCACTGTTGGTTCGCGACGAGGAGCGGAAGGTCGCTCTCCGACGGGTCGCGACTGACCGGCTCCCGGAATCGGTCGCCATTCGCGACAAGAAGGCGCTTCAGTACGGCAGTCTGGTCTCGCGAGAACTCGATCGACTCGCGCGCCAGCACGGGTTCAAACGGCGGATGGACGACCACGTCGGCCAGTACGTCCGGGACCTGGTCGAGGAGTAG
- the purL gene encoding phosphoribosylformylglycinamidine synthase subunit PurL, with protein sequence MPLAEADRELVVDELGREPTRAEAALFENLWSEHCAYRSSRPLLGAFDSEGERIVVGPGDDAAVVALPDPLAEEVADAAGDLSDAPNGDVYVTLGIESHNHPSYVDPYDGAATGVGGIVRDTLSMGAYPIALTDSLYFGDFDREHSRYLFEGVVEGIADYGNAIGVPTVGGSVDFHPDYEGNPLVNVACVGLTSEDRLVRAAVNEPGNKLVLVGNSTGRDGLGGASFASEDLDEDAETEDRPAVQVGDPYTEKLLIECNEQLVDEDLIEAARDLGAAGLGGASSEMAAQGGLGAEIDLEQVQQREPNMNAMEILLAESQERMCYEVTPENVERVEAVADRYDLGCSVIGEVTEGNYVCTFDGETVVDADAEFLGDGAPFNDFPMEEPESQPRDRPEGVDLQDAFEAVLASPNTASKEWVYRQYDHEVGTRTAVKPGDDAALMTIREAAGIHEDGDASGQGVGLAISAGAAPNWTDANPYEGARAVAVENATNLATTGATPLAAVNCLNGGNPEKPDVYGGFGAIVDGLADGCAALDSPVVGGNVSLYNDSVAGPIPPTPTLAMVGTRKGYDTPGIAAESEGKLLLVGGPALDEDGDAIEQSDAGQDLGGSEYLAQVGGTDRFPAVPDDPSATVTAIAEVARQDATLAVHDVSHGGLAVTLAEMVTEDAGLDVALPGEDPAGELFSEAAGRALVQTTDPAAVEAAFDGIAPVSRIGAGSDDGRLRIAAGDHEIVLAADEIAGQRSTIDRALD encoded by the coding sequence ATGCCCCTCGCCGAGGCAGACCGGGAACTCGTCGTCGACGAACTGGGTCGGGAGCCCACTCGCGCGGAGGCCGCGCTGTTCGAGAACCTCTGGAGCGAGCACTGCGCCTACCGCTCCTCGCGCCCGCTGCTCGGAGCCTTCGACTCCGAGGGCGAGCGGATCGTCGTCGGGCCGGGTGACGACGCGGCTGTCGTCGCGCTGCCCGATCCGCTGGCTGAAGAAGTAGCGGATGCAGCCGGTGACCTCTCCGACGCGCCCAACGGCGACGTCTACGTCACGCTCGGCATCGAGAGCCACAACCACCCGAGCTACGTCGATCCCTACGACGGCGCCGCGACCGGCGTCGGTGGGATCGTCCGCGACACGCTCTCGATGGGCGCGTACCCAATCGCGCTCACGGACTCGCTGTACTTCGGGGACTTCGATCGCGAGCACTCCCGCTACCTCTTCGAGGGCGTCGTCGAGGGCATCGCCGACTACGGCAACGCGATCGGCGTTCCGACCGTCGGCGGGAGCGTCGACTTCCACCCGGACTACGAGGGCAACCCGCTCGTGAACGTGGCCTGCGTCGGCCTGACGAGCGAGGACCGCCTCGTCCGCGCGGCAGTCAACGAACCAGGGAACAAACTCGTGCTCGTCGGGAACTCGACGGGCCGGGACGGCCTCGGCGGTGCGTCGTTCGCGAGCGAGGACTTAGACGAGGACGCGGAGACGGAGGACCGCCCCGCGGTCCAGGTCGGGGACCCCTACACGGAGAAGCTTCTCATCGAGTGCAACGAGCAGCTCGTCGACGAGGACCTGATCGAGGCCGCACGTGACCTCGGCGCCGCGGGACTCGGCGGTGCCTCCAGCGAGATGGCCGCACAGGGTGGCCTCGGCGCGGAGATCGATCTCGAGCAAGTCCAGCAGCGCGAGCCAAATATGAACGCGATGGAGATCCTGCTCGCGGAGAGCCAGGAGCGGATGTGCTACGAGGTCACGCCGGAGAACGTCGAGCGCGTCGAGGCAGTCGCCGATCGCTACGACCTCGGCTGCTCGGTCATCGGCGAGGTCACCGAGGGCAACTACGTCTGCACCTTCGACGGCGAGACGGTCGTCGACGCCGACGCGGAGTTCCTCGGCGACGGCGCGCCGTTCAACGACTTCCCGATGGAGGAGCCCGAATCCCAGCCCCGCGACCGGCCCGAGGGCGTCGACCTCCAGGACGCGTTCGAGGCCGTGCTCGCGAGCCCGAACACCGCGAGCAAGGAGTGGGTCTACCGGCAGTACGATCACGAGGTCGGTACCCGGACCGCGGTCAAGCCCGGCGACGACGCGGCTCTGATGACGATCCGAGAGGCCGCCGGCATCCACGAGGACGGCGACGCGAGCGGACAGGGCGTCGGACTCGCCATCTCCGCGGGCGCCGCCCCCAACTGGACCGACGCGAATCCCTACGAGGGTGCCCGCGCAGTCGCCGTCGAGAACGCGACGAACCTCGCGACGACGGGTGCGACTCCGCTCGCGGCGGTCAACTGCCTCAACGGCGGGAATCCCGAGAAGCCCGACGTCTACGGCGGCTTCGGTGCGATCGTCGACGGCCTCGCCGACGGCTGCGCAGCGCTCGATTCGCCGGTCGTCGGCGGCAACGTCTCGCTGTACAACGACTCCGTGGCCGGCCCGATCCCGCCGACGCCGACGCTCGCGATGGTCGGCACGCGCAAGGGGTACGATACCCCCGGCATCGCCGCCGAATCGGAGGGCAAACTCCTGCTCGTCGGCGGTCCCGCACTCGACGAGGACGGAGACGCGATCGAGCAGTCCGACGCAGGGCAGGACCTCGGCGGCTCGGAGTACCTCGCGCAGGTCGGCGGCACCGATCGCTTCCCCGCCGTGCCCGACGATCCGTCGGCGACCGTCACGGCGATCGCCGAGGTGGCTCGTCAGGACGCGACCCTCGCGGTCCACGACGTCTCCCACGGCGGCCTCGCCGTCACCCTCGCGGAGATGGTGACCGAGGACGCCGGTCTCGACGTCGCGCTTCCCGGCGAGGATCCCGCGGGCGAACTGTTCTCCGAGGCCGCGGGCCGCGCGCTCGTCCAGACGACCGATCCGGCGGCGGTCGAGGCAGCATTCGACGGCATCGCACCCGTCAGCCGGATCGGCGCGGGCAGCGACGACGGCCGGCTCCGGATCGCCGCCGGCGACCACGAGATCGTCCTCGCAGCCGACGAGATTGCCGGCCAGCGGTCGACGATCGACCGCGCGCTGGACTAA
- a CDS encoding NAD(P)-dependent oxidoreductase, giving the protein MNVLITGAHGTVGTAITNHLEHDDRFEFTLLDVAEPDGVYDGEPPGEVVTADVTDYDDIRPHFDGQDAVVHLALIPGTGGAGSREIPWNQAQTDNLEALHNVAKAAEDANVDSFLFASSNHAVGLVEVTNQPEVYHDQGIVAGHDEPHRPDSRYGLTKSYGEDLGRFLAEVHDVSFYGLRIGAVRDPAYDHPFGDAERGVDEGRWERGSEDYDEMVARMKGLWQSRRDIAQLVECCLVDDSVEWDHFYGVSANERRWLDDLEYAKETIGYEPADEGEEWDAPPE; this is encoded by the coding sequence ATGAACGTCCTGATCACGGGAGCGCACGGAACGGTCGGCACAGCAATAACGAACCATCTCGAACACGACGACCGCTTCGAGTTCACGCTGCTCGACGTCGCGGAGCCCGACGGCGTCTACGACGGCGAGCCGCCAGGCGAAGTCGTCACTGCGGACGTCACCGATTACGACGACATCCGACCCCACTTCGACGGCCAGGACGCCGTCGTCCACTTGGCGCTGATCCCCGGAACCGGCGGCGCGGGCTCTCGCGAGATCCCGTGGAACCAGGCCCAGACGGACAATCTCGAGGCACTGCACAACGTCGCGAAAGCGGCCGAGGACGCAAACGTCGACTCCTTCCTGTTCGCCTCCTCGAATCACGCCGTCGGGCTGGTCGAGGTCACCAACCAGCCCGAGGTCTACCACGACCAGGGAATCGTCGCGGGCCACGACGAACCGCACCGCCCGGACTCCCGGTACGGACTCACCAAGAGCTACGGCGAGGACCTCGGGCGCTTCCTCGCGGAGGTCCACGACGTCAGCTTCTACGGGCTCCGGATCGGCGCAGTCCGCGATCCCGCCTACGACCATCCCTTCGGCGACGCCGAGCGCGGCGTCGATGAGGGTCGCTGGGAGCGTGGCAGTGAGGACTACGACGAGATGGTCGCGCGCATGAAGGGGCTCTGGCAGTCCCGCCGGGACATCGCCCAACTCGTCGAGTGCTGTCTGGTCGACGACTCCGTCGAGTGGGACCACTTCTACGGCGTCAGCGCGAACGAGCGACGCTGGCTCGACGACCTCGAGTACGCGAAGGAAACGATCGGCTACGAGCCGGCGGACGAGGGCGAGGAGTGGGACGCGCCGCCGGAGTGA
- a CDS encoding PHP domain-containing protein: protein MLSCELHTHSKLSHDGRDPVDLLVEQADAVGLDALAVTDHDEIEASLEAAELAEERGMVGIPGIEVTSRAGHILGLGVDEQIQPGLPYENTLNLIRDAGGIAVIPHPFQEARHGVMANITLDQLAMADAIEVYNSRLLTGRANRQAKRFAQENGLPMVAGSDAHISEMVGQARTLIDATERSVPSILDAIRAGGTEIDGKRTPWRISFRQLAGGVSRRIQRRLAFFG, encoded by the coding sequence GTGCTGTCGTGCGAGCTCCACACGCACTCGAAGCTGTCTCACGACGGGCGTGACCCCGTCGACCTCCTCGTCGAGCAGGCCGACGCGGTCGGCCTCGACGCGCTCGCCGTCACCGACCACGACGAGATCGAGGCCAGCCTGGAGGCAGCGGAGCTCGCGGAGGAACGCGGTATGGTCGGCATCCCCGGCATCGAGGTGACGAGCCGGGCCGGCCACATTCTGGGCCTCGGCGTCGACGAGCAGATCCAGCCGGGGCTCCCCTACGAGAACACGCTGAACCTGATTCGGGACGCCGGCGGGATCGCGGTGATCCCACATCCCTTCCAGGAGGCCCGCCACGGCGTCATGGCGAACATCACGCTCGACCAGCTCGCGATGGCCGACGCGATCGAGGTCTACAACTCTCGACTGCTCACCGGGCGCGCGAACCGGCAGGCGAAGCGGTTCGCCCAGGAGAACGGGCTGCCGATGGTCGCCGGGAGCGACGCCCACATCAGCGAGATGGTCGGGCAGGCCCGCACGCTGATCGACGCGACCGAGCGCTCCGTGCCCTCGATTCTCGACGCCATTCGCGCTGGCGGCACCGAGATCGACGGCAAGCGAACGCCCTGGCGAATCAGCTTCCGCCAGCTCGCTGGCGGCGTCTCTCGGCGCATCCAGCGCCGGCTGGCGTTCTTCGGGTGA